The Astatotilapia calliptera chromosome 8, fAstCal1.2, whole genome shotgun sequence nucleotide sequence GACACAAGCTTCGCTGCCAACTTACTGAATCCTCGGATTACTTTTTTGTCCACATCAGTTTTAAGTAACATGGAAGCCTCTTCAAGAAGCTAAAATAAAGGATAAACATATACATATTAGCTTTGTACCATAATATATACCATTATATAGCAAACCAGAACAATCATTATTTCACACATCAATTATCATTAGAGAAGAAATTataattttgcatttgtttagTTTAATTCTCAAGTACACATTGCTGTGCAAAAGGGATGTTTAGACTATTCTTCCCAAAAAACTATCATTGGCATCAGATTAGTCCAAAATTATCCTGTagcatgaaaataaaaccaaagagAAAGACATAGTCAATGTGGCAATTTCTGTTAGTGTTCTGTTAGTGTACTTTTATTACTCATGAAATCTGCTGAGTCAGTCACTTTGCCTGTCCTGTAGGTACATGATTATTAGAAGTCTGTATAAATGTGCAGCACATCAGTACATATTCGTGTTTTTGCTGTGCactattgttattgttgttttttgctgcaGTTTTTGATAAAACACTCACCACAACAGGGATAGTGAGACATGGGAATTCTCGTAGAACCTCTTCAGTAGTATGCTGAAGAATGTAGTGTGTTCTGTACTTCTGTATTTTCCTGAGGTGCGTTTGAATGACATCCACATTTGGCCTAGTTTTTTGGCACTCTTGCTTAATCACTGATACATGTTGGTCGGTGCTCCTTTCATCCTCCCCATCGTCAAGAGGATTGATATCCTGGTTATTAAAAAGTTTAGCAAATattgagagaaaaaacaaacaaacaatacttTTAACTTTTATGTACAATTTAAAATGGCAAACAAACATTGAGCATATTTAACTTGCCTTGGTTTTTTTCAAAAGGATACAGGGCTGGATATCTGATGatctttttcttcctgaattTGGAACTGAGTATTTCTGTCTCATTTTTTCAATTTCCTCTACGTCTACTAGTggtcttctttcctttttaaacttgttCCTGAGAGACTCATGCAGAGCATCCtacaaatgataaaaatgtaactAATTATTCATAAATAGGTGCAACTAGGTCCTCCCTTTATGCAAGACATTTACCAGAAAACTTTGAGTGACATAAAGCTGGTAGGTTTGCTGTAATCATGTCATAACCTAATTAGTTCCTATTTACAGATCTCTTCTTTAACTCTTAGGAGTTGATCGAACACATGATATAAAGGTTTGGAGCACTTTAGATTGGCTAAATACACTATAAAAGGTAAATAAAGTATTAATGGCAATATGTCCTACAAGCATACTCGTCATGATCTTTCAGTCTATATGTTAATACCTCTaccttttaataataatgtatactttattgatccccacaGGGAAATTTCTCTCtttgcatttaacccattcactcagtgtgtagggacggtaccttgctcaagggtacctcagggtagccgttcagttgattcaaacccccgaccttccgatcatgggatAACCAcactacctactgagctatccctgccctattttcaaatttaattttttaaatacaaaaactacACTATCCTGATACAAAGGCAAACAGAGCTAATATAATGCTGAATTTCACACCATTCACTTGAGAATTCACAGAGAAATGAAACAATTAATTTAAAAGAGcaattgatattttatttattgtttgacCATACTGCACGACATCTGCCTCAAAAATCACAATACTAATACTTGTATTGTAGTGGCCACAAGGGAACAGATAACCTCTGAATATGTAGCAATGAAAATGTTAGCATGTTACACTCATTAGCCAATAATTGGGCAATTCAAAGACAATTTGTTGGACAATTGTATCAATGTTTGCTTTTCAGGAATACTTACATATCCAGAGCCATAACTCTCcttcaaaaaaggaaaactcaGAAGGACAGTCCTCAGAAGGTCTACATACTGCACATGAGAGGGATACCTGCAAATTTTGAATGATGAACTTAAATTCTGATGTACATACTgtattttaaatgaatcaaatcTTAATTATATATAGACTTACATTGTCTCATTACTCAAGTGGTCAAACAGTGCTTGAATAAGCATGTTTTTGAGTCTGTTCTTGGTGGGTGACTTTAGTGCTGCATCTTTATTGGTCAACGCAGTGAGCACAGCTGGAGGAAACTGCACTTTGCAGTTAAACATAGGTTGGAGTGCTGACACAGtatgcttttctttgtgttgccTTCCACTGCAAGAAGAAGTAAGAAGTATTTTTAGAGTTTGTTACAAGACATGAATATGCGTGTCCTTGTGTCCTGCATCAGGAATATCCGCATATTTAAAACGTACAATAACAGCTGCTGAACTACAGAAACAGAATCATAACAGAGAGTAAGAGTGGCTGTGACATTTcaatttgaaagtaaatgggTGTGTGATGCACATCAACGCTGGAGAAACAGAACAGGGCTTGCGTCAACCCCTTGCCCCCCACCCTCCAACACCATAAACCTAGGGGAGGGGAAACACTGGATTGTATGAATGTACAATTCAGTGAATCAACCAGTCAACTTAAGACTCACTCTTTCAGCTTCTCTACAGCAGACAAAAATTTCACTTGGTCTTTCACTTTTGGAAAAAGACGCTCactcattctttcagtcatcTGCAGAAGTGTCGATCCATCGATTTCATTGTCTGTGGCACAgaaaaacaataagacacgaTCAAAACAGAAATGAGCATGTCGAagataaagattaaaaatattataaaacatTACTAAAAAAACAGCTATGAGTTCATTAGTGACTATAGATGATGACAGACCTGTGGAATAGCCAAAAAGTggttaaaatcattttaacagTGGTTGACAACTCCTAACTAAAAAGTCATGGTTTAGGATGTATCTTACCTAACTTTGGTATGGACTGCCTTAAAAGGTCGGTGGATCAGTGTAATGAAGTCTTGACCATCACATCTGTATGCGTCCAAAGCATGAAAGTCTACCTCATCCCCAGGCTTGAATATCAACAGATCATCAGTCTCTCTGATGTGGTATGACTGAAGGTGTCTTATAAACTCCAGTGTTGTGAAAAGTCTTCCAACAAGAAACCAGTTGGCCCTGATATACACAATCAGGACTATTTTCACAAACAGTGGAATTTGCTCTGCATGCACAAGTTCCAAAATGAAGAAATCTCCAACTGCATATTTTACAGAGtttaaaatgatgcatttaCTTGTCCAGAGTTTCTCATCCACAGTAACGGCTGTCtccaagttttgcaaacaaatctGCAAGTTCACTGGAAGTTCTTGAAGTGATAAGTTATTAACTGCTGCTTGTGTATGATCGCTCCTGATGATCCGTTCAGGCTGCCACTCCCAGCATTGACGAAGCTGATTCCTCTTTGCCAAAGTCTGACAAATGTTAATATAGTTATTGGTGATTCTTGCTACTGTCTTGAAATATTGATGTCTGGCTTCAAACCTCATGCACCAATGAGAGCGGAGTGACCCATAATCAAGGATGAGCTGAGGATAATGTAGCAGAAAATGCAGCTTGGGTGTAAACACACCAGGAAACAGATTgatgaaatctgtcaaaaagtAAGTGATCAGTTCATGTAGATTACTAATCCAGTCAGTGCTGATGGTTGGAGCAAGAATAATCTCTCCTATTTCTCGAACCAAAAGATAAAGCTGCCAAAACTTGTTACCCTTTTCAATCCTGGAGCCTATGACGAAAGGCAGAGTCCTAAATAATGTCCATTTCTCAACAGCAGTTCCAGAGATATTTCCATCCAGTGCTACCTTCTCAGATATTAGAGCAGGTTTGGAGGTGCAGTCATTCTGTCCAAAACTAAAAGTCCTTATGCTGTCA carries:
- the LOC113027736 gene encoding sterile alpha motif domain-containing protein 3-like isoform X2 — its product is MTERMSERLFPKVKDQVKFLSAVEKLKDGRQHKEKHTVSALQPMFNCKVQFPPAVLTALTNKDAALKSPTKNRLKNMLIQALFDHLSNETMYPSHVQYVDLLRTVLLSFPFLKESYGSGYDALHESLRNKFKKERRPLVDVEEIEKMRQKYSVPNSGRKRSSDIQPCILLKKTKDINPLDDGEDERSTDQHVSVIKQECQKTRPNVDVIQTHLRKIQKYRTHYILQHTTEEVLREFPCLTIPVVLLEEASMLLKTDVDKKVIRGFSKLAAKLVSIAPNSNLKSLCLKSVDESQTDTERKGEGTWQ
- the LOC113027736 gene encoding sterile alpha motif domain-containing protein 3-like isoform X1 — its product is MAQQWTAGEVSLWLGENELADYQQVFVDNEIDGSTLLQMTERMSERLFPKVKDQVKFLSAVEKLKDGRQHKEKHTVSALQPMFNCKVQFPPAVLTALTNKDAALKSPTKNRLKNMLIQALFDHLSNETMYPSHVQYVDLLRTVLLSFPFLKESYGSGYDALHESLRNKFKKERRPLVDVEEIEKMRQKYSVPNSGRKRSSDIQPCILLKKTKDINPLDDGEDERSTDQHVSVIKQECQKTRPNVDVIQTHLRKIQKYRTHYILQHTTEEVLREFPCLTIPVVLLEEASMLLKTDVDKKVIRGFSKLAAKLVSIAPNSNLKSLCLKSVDESQTDTERKGEGTWQ